In Raphanus sativus cultivar WK10039 chromosome 5, ASM80110v3, whole genome shotgun sequence, the following proteins share a genomic window:
- the LOC108858779 gene encoding uncharacterized protein LOC108858779 gives MVLMAAQGLNKIYRAFMIVTLFTMICSIKVSDSVPRAVCIKDCVINQCMKASKKATPAVCDNPCKIICDPMNNELYMVPGEGYRNPVKRFCEKFSWICQ, from the coding sequence ATGGTACTTATGGCTGCTCAAGggttaaataaaatttataggGCATTCATGATTGTAACTTTATTTACAATGATTTGTTCGATAAAAGTCTCCGATTCAGTCCCAAGAGCTGTGTGTATAAAAGATTGTGTCATAAATCAATGCATGAAAGCATCAAAAAAAGCAACTCCAGCAGTTTGTGACAACCCGTGCAAGATCATTTGTGATCCAATGAATAATGAGCTATACATGGTCCCTGGTGAAGGTTATCGTAATCCTGTAAAAAGGTTTTGTGAAAAATTTAGTTGGATATGTCagtaa
- the LOC108859133 gene encoding uncharacterized protein LOC108859133: protein MDPWSWICELPESQDFSESDTHAVFQLGGDLTRSIQLRVERDSNADLESLSLTFKVVAEGFSHLKSSTIWISNTCTLSSEKPFLPLVLQLLQELISHSPTTGESTCTKSETLEIKPGPVNWVMDSHSPESFSSVFNLILVTRLFWLCVLDAPTEVGSFFFQHLLGPHVKSLTCQHAPVLRTFLVSLGVDAELCIVRAVSYVISKWMISKEVGLGNLGLKQITSPLPHQSLGFAYATEAHGLWTLKGYFPILSMNLTTNNSSSQNHNNKIIKFPLVEPKEAVLRYALSHQHAEVIVQFEYSVMFHENYIRVNAHVDNVRIHVSKLGFHKGRGTENQIADCYSDEKYFPSRVQVWMGPEIGSSHVSGLSLGRSTKNEEREIEVLRVLKGNFGKGKVAPRVKARARISTRRKIKDWRIEQESEGNVAVFDAVLYDRESGQEVMTVKPNQEGLKNVFTKSGGMVFGRDEYGDGVGWRVGREMEGSVLKWRMGGKIWLTYWANKLCTSFYETRCVEWCDEVDLPLVPTS, encoded by the coding sequence ATGGATCCTTGGTCGTGGATATGCGAGCTTCCGGAGTCCCAAGACTTTAGCGAGTCTGATACTCATGCAGTGTTTCAGCTCGGAGGGGACTTGACTCGTTCAATCCAACTTAGGGTTGAAAGAGATTCTAACGCTGATCTAGAATCTCTTTCTCTAACTTTCAAAGTGGTAGCAGAGGGTTTCAGCCACCTTAAATCATCCACCATATGGATCTCCAACACGTGTACCTTGTCGTCAGAGAAGCCATTCCTCCCTCTGGTTCTCCAGCTTCTTCAAGAACTAATCTCCCACTCTCCTACCACAGGCGAAAGCACGTGCACAAAGTCTGAAACTCTTGAAATCAAACCGGGTCCGGTTAACTGGGTCATGGACTCTCACTCGCCTGAATCCTTTTCATCAGTCTTTAATCTAATCCTCGTCACGCGCCTTTTCTGGCTATGTGTGCTCGACGCGCCTACCGAAGTTGGCTCTTTCTTCTTCCAACACCTACTAGGTCCCCACGTGAAATCGCTGACGTGCCAACATGCGCCTGTGTTGAGAACGTTTCTCGTCTCACTCGGTGTAGACGCCGAGCTGTGCATCGTACGTGCTGTAAGTTACGTCATATCCAAATGGATGATCTCCAAGGAAGTGGGACTTGGGAATCTCGGGTTGAAACAGATCACTAGCCCCTTGCCACATCAATCATTAGGCTTTGCCTATGCTACAGAAGCACATGGGCTTTGGACCTTGAAAGGCTATTTCCCAATCTTGTCGATGAACCTCACAACTAATAACAGCTCTAGTCAGAATCATAACAACAAGATCATCAAGTTCCCGCTTGTAGAGCCCAAAGAAGCTGTCCTACGCTACGCTTTGTCACACCAACATGCCGAAGTAATCGTGCAGTTTGAATACTCTGTTATGTTCCACGAGAACTACATAAGAGTGAACGCACATGTCGACAACGTACGCATCCACGTATCCAAGCTAGGGTTTCACAAGGGAAGAGGGACGGAGAATCAGATAGCAGATTGTTACTCGGACGAGAAGTACTTCCCGTCGCGGGTACAGGTCTGGATGGGGCCGGAAATCGGGTCGAGCCACGTGTCCGGACTAAGCCTAGGACGGTCGACGAAGAATGAGGAGAGAGAGATCGAGGTGTTGAGAGTCCTAAAGGGAAATTTCGGGAAAGGGAAAGTGGCACCGAGAGTGAAGGCAAGAGCAAGAATCTCAACCAGGAGAAAGATTAAAGATTGGAGAATCGAGCAGGAGAGTGAAGGAAACGTTGCCGTTTTCGATGCGGTGTTGTATGATAGAGAGAGCGGCCAAGAAGTGATGACGGTGAAGCCGAACCAAGAGGGTTTGAAGAATGTTTTTACCAAGAGCGGAGGGATGGTTTTTGGAAGGGATGAGTATGGAGATGGTGTTGGATGGAGAGTTGGGAGAGAGATGGAAGGAAGTGTGTTGAAATGGAGAATGGGTGGCAAAATTTGGCTAACATATTGGGCAAACAAGTTGTGCACTTCATTTTATGAGACTAGATGTGTGGAATGGTGTGATGAGGTCGATTTGCCTTTGGTTCCCACTTCCTAA
- the LOC108858780 gene encoding uncharacterized protein LOC108858780, with protein MACHKIFLVISVMLAASSLVKAVDFAVVDNTGDSAGGRKFREEIGGESYGTQSLRSATDFVWGLFQQTDNPSDRRTVTKITLFMENGNDVAYNTNSGSEIHFNAGYLAGFSGDVKREFTGVIYHEVVHSWQWNGPGGLIEGIADYVRLKAGYAPGHWVGPGGGDRWDQGYDVTARFLDYCNDLRNGFVAELNKKMRNGYSDSFFVDLLGKDVNQLWTEYKAEYGG; from the coding sequence ATGGCGTGTCACAAAATTTTCCTTGTAATCTCTGTGATGCTCGCTGCCTCATCATTGGTCAAGGCAGTTGACTTCGCGGTAGTCGACAACACAGGCGACTCAGCTGGCGGAAGAAAATTTCGCGAAGAGATCGGTGGCGAAAGCTACGGCACACAGTCACTAAGATCTGCCACGGACTTCGTCTGGGGTTTGTTCCAGCAAACCGACAACCCTTCGGACAGAAGAACCGTTACAAAGATCACTCTGTTCATGGAGAACGGGAACGACGTGGCGTACAACACCAACTCAGGAAGCGAGATACACTTCAACGCGGGGTATCTCGCGGGTTTCTCGGGAGATGTGAAGAGGGAATTTACCGGCGTGATTTATCACGAGGTGGTTCATTCTTGGCAGTGGAACGGTCCAGGTGGCCTTATCGAAGGTATAGCGGACTATGTGAGGCTGAAAGCGGGTTATGCACCGGGTCACTGGGTAGGGCCCGGTGGTGGTGATAGGTGGGATCAGGGTTATGACGTCACTGCGAGGTTCTTGGACTATTGTAACGATCTTCGGAATGGGTTTGTGGCGGAGCTGAATAAGAAGATGAGGAATGGCTACAGTGACAGCTTCTTTGTTGATCTGCTCGGGAAAGACGTGAACCAACTCTGGACAGAGTATAAGGCCGAGTATGGTGGGTAA
- the LOC108860792 gene encoding E3 ubiquitin-protein ligase RFI2, which produces MNLGSNNNNEHKEFAFDLNVKPVEDDNSDVPENSDLCTICIEPLVKTRDDRRTIVTLACGHKFHLDCIGSAFNAKGFMQCPNCMQIEPGQWRFANDPPLPNISEGDWITEEEDDDANSDRAQQSPVAASVGPNFSSYRITATGEVQQRAPPSHQLIFPRGLEPGVVTGRHYLAHPSFYPTPPVRNAPLFLPYPNTSTVQVNRIPSLFGDLPVPGSRMFSSGTEQLAGEIAHSWSTSLMYVSPSLFRSSSRAGGTSVNNGYSIGSSSSNGGRGGGGRGGGGRGGGGNGNRNGMSGGSHSRGCRPPP; this is translated from the exons atGAATTTAGGAAGCAATAATAACAATGAACACAAAGAATTCGCTTTTGACCTCAACGTCAAACCTGTTGAGGATGACAATTCCGATGTTCCTGAAAACTCAGATTTGTGTACGATTTGTATTGAGCCGTTGGTCAAGACACGGGACGATCGTCGAACAATTGTTACTCTAGCATGTGGCCATAAGTTCCATCTCG ATTGTATTGGTTCAGCCTTTAATGCAAAGGGCTTTATGCAGTGCCCAAACTGTATGCAAATAGAACCAGGTCAATGGCGATTTGCAAACGACCCTCCACTCCCAAATATTAGTGAGGGTGACTGGATTaccgaagaagaagatgatgatgcaaaCAGTGATAGGGCTCAACAATCTCCTGTTGCTGCTTCTGTCGGTCCAAATTTCAGTAGCTACAGGATCACCGCCACAGGGGAAGTCCAACAGAGGGCTCCACCATCTCATCAGTTGATTTTCCCGAGGGGTTTAGAGCCAGGGGTGGTGACAGGGAGACACTATCTTGCACATCCATCTTTCTACCCCAC TCCCCCAGTACGCAATGCTCCACTGTTTCTGCCTTATCCAAACACCAGCACAGTGCAAGTTAACCGGATTCCATCACTCTTTGGCGATTTACCAGTCCCAGGTAGTCGTATGTTTTCGTCTGGTACGGAACAATTGGCTGGAGAAATCGCACATTCTTGGTCTACTAGTTTAATGTATGTGAGCCCGAGCCTTTTTCGCAGCAGTAGCCGTGCAGGCGGAACAAGTGTTAATAACGGCTACAGCATTGGATCAAGCAGCAGTAATGGTGGAAGAGGCGGAGGTGGAAGAGGCGGAGGTGGAAGAGGCGGAGGTGGAAACGGCAACCGTAATGGAATGAGTGGTGGTAGCCACTCAAGAGGCTGCAGACCTCCTCCCTAA
- the LOC130512844 gene encoding uncharacterized protein LOC130512844: MSTGKSKQGDTRLVVAATASALMEWKKSDHHGGSTSIVEYKRPVMLEDEEDLEIKLRRILDNVPDRVSNTSGSSAGSGSGDFHQYLQMRRREQDRLIRMDIDYNKRLQMAEFNIRREERLKAAEEKTSKKRLRRQKKKQKKQVKRRKANTEEEQEKQPREDL, encoded by the coding sequence ATGTCGACCGGTAAATCTAAGCAAGGCGACACCAGATTGGTGGTTGCAGCCACGGCTTCAGCGTTAATGGAGTGGAAGAAGTCAGATCATCACGGAGGATCTACATCTATCGTGGAGTATAAACGGCCGGTGATGCTAGAAGACGAGGAGGATCTAGAGATAAAGCTCAGACGAATCCTCGATAACGTCCCTGATCGCGTTAGCAATACATCCGGAAGTTCGGCTGGTTCTGGTTCCGGTGACTTTCACCAGTACCTGCAAATGaggagaagagaacaagacCGACTCATAAGGATGGATATTGACTACAACAAGCGTCTACAAATGGCGGAGTTTAAcataagaagagaagagagactgAAAGCTGCGGAGGAGAAAACATCAAAGAAGCGTTTGAGACGtcaaaagaagaagcagaaaaaGCAGGTGAAGAGGAGAAAAGCAAACactgaagaagaacaagaaaagcAGCCTAGAGAAGACTTG
- the LOC108860528 gene encoding dirigent protein 6 has product MTSLVENQNFKVLFSLFFLLVLFFSHTVSVSPVYIDQKKPCKQFSFYYHDIIYNGGDNVANATSAAIVNPPGLGNFRFGELVIFDDPITMDKNYLSEYVARAQGFYFYDKKLGVNAWICMTLVFNSTEHKGTLNIMGADLMREPTRDIPVVGGTGDFFMARGIATVATDASEGLSYFRLKMDIKLYECY; this is encoded by the coding sequence ATGACATCTCTAGTAGAGAATCAAAACTTCAAAGTCCTCTTTTCATTATTCTTCTTATTGGTTTTATTCTTTTCCCATACTGTTTCCGTGTCCCCTGTATACATTGATCAGAAGAAGCCCTGCAAACAATTTTCCTTCTACTACCACgacatcatctataatggcggCGACAATGTTGCAAATGCCACCTCAGCTGCGATCGTAAACCCTCCAGGATTAGGAAACTTCCGCTTTGGAGAGTTAGTGATCTTCGACGACCCCATAACAATGGACAAGAACTATCTTTCAGAATATGTGGCTCGCGCACAAGGCTTCTATTTCTACGACAAGAAGTTGGGCGTCAATGCTTGGATCTGCATGACGTTAGTGTTTAACTCGACGGAACACAAAGGGACGTTGAACATAATGGGTGCAGACTTGATGAGGGAGCCGACAAGAGATATACCAGTCGTTGGTGGGACTGGTGACTTCTTTATGGCACGTGGGATCGCTACCGTTGCGACGGATGCGTCTGAAGGGCTAAGTTATTTCCGTTTAAAGATGGATATTAAACTTTATGAATGTTACTAA